A window from Pseudoliparis swirei isolate HS2019 ecotype Mariana Trench chromosome 17, NWPU_hadal_v1, whole genome shotgun sequence encodes these proteins:
- the LOC130207172 gene encoding gamma-aminobutyric acid receptor subunit pi has protein sequence MALSVSGGTVFTILLISRLLENSMLNAEVKEGQILPPTIHKLMKGYNKYLRPFFDNGPVTVGMSLDIASIDTISEINMDYTATIFLRQRWTDERLVFEGNKSLSLDGRLVELLWVPDTFIVDSKKSFLHDITVENRLIRIFPNGTVLYALRITTTVACNMDLTKYPMDKQTCKLQLESWGYNINDVMFYWTRGNESVSGLDTLQLAQYTVEGHYTSVSEAVYETGNYPKLVFHFELRRSILYFILETYVPSSLLVVLSWVSFWISLSSVPARICIGVTTVLTMTTLMMGARTSLPNANCFIKAIDVYLGICFSFIFGALIEYAVAHFCSLSHLDTHILMYGHHMHDLDDEMNGIITTISNHNRAKRRKAAAAAPPPPVSLELTVGPSSPCGSEPRLEATPPPKPTHWCLAALAAVRKVLRALYCCHVENPHHIDNYSRVTFPLSFVVVNLLYWTYYLYF, from the exons ATGGCTCTCTCTGTGTCCGGAGGCACCGTGTTCACCATCCTCCTCATCAgcag GTTGTTAGAGAACTCGATGCTCAACGCAGAAGTGAAGGAGGGACAGATTCTGCCTCCGACCATTCACAAGCTGATGAAGGGATACAACAAGTACCTCCGGCCTTTCTTTGACA ACGGTCCCGTCACAGTCGGTATGAGCCTGGACATCGCCAGCATCGACACGATCTCAGAGATCAACATG GACTACACCGCCACCATATTCCTCCGCCAGCGCTGGACGGACGAGCGCTTGGTGTTCGAGGGCAACAAGAGCCTGAGCCTGGACGGCCGGCTCGTGGAGCTGCTCTGGGTCCCGGACACCTTCATCGTGGACTCCAAGAAGTCCTTCCTCCACGACATCACCGTGGAGAACCGGCTGATACGCATCTTCCCCAACGGGACCGTCCTTTACGCGCTGAG gatCACCACCACAGTGGCTTGCAACATGGATCTGACCAAGTATCCCATGGACAAGCAGACGTGCAAGCTGCAGCTGGAGAGCT GGGGCTACAACATCAACGACGTCATGTTCTACTGGACCCGGGGAAACGAGTCGGTCAGCGGGCTGGACACCCTGCAGCTGGCCCAGTACACGGTGGAGGGACACTACACCTCCGTCTCGGAGGCCGTCTATGAGaccg GCAACTACCCGAAGCTGGTGTTCCACTTCGAGCTGAGGAGGAGCATCCTGTACTTCATCCTGGAGACCTACGTCCCCTCCAGCCTCCTCGTGGTCCTCTCCTGGGTCTCCTTCTGGATTTCCCTCTCCTCCGTTCCGGCTCGTATCTGCATCG gcGTGACCACGGTGCTCACCATGACCACGCTGATGATGGGCGCCCGGACCTCGCTGCCCAATGCCAACTGCTTCATCAAGGCCATCGACGTGTACCTGGGCATCTGCTTCAGCTTCATCTTCGGGGCGCTCATCGAGTACGCCGTGGCCCACTTCTGCTCCCTCTCCCACCTGGACACCCACATCCTCAtg TACGGCCACCACATGCACGACCTCGACGACGAGATGAACggcatcatcaccaccatctccAATCACAACCGGGCCAAGAGACGcaaggccgccgccgccgccccgccgCCGCCCGTCTCCTTAGAACTCACCGTCGGCCCGTCCAGCCCCTGCGGCAGCGAGCCCAGGctcgaggccacgccccctccgaAGCCCACCCACTGGTGCCTCGCCGCTCTGGCCGCCGTCCGCAAAGTCCTCCGCGCCCTGTACTGCTGTCACGTGGAGAACCCCCACCACATAGACAACTACTCCAGGGTCaccttccccctctccttcgTCGTGGTCAACCTGCTCTACTGGACGTATTACCTGTacttctag